A single region of the Pseudomonas solani genome encodes:
- a CDS encoding glutathione S-transferase family protein, producing MSRPAIKLYRHPLSGHAHRVELMLSLLQLPTELVFVDLANGAHKQADFLAINPFGQVPVIDDAGTLVNDSNAILVYLAKRYGEGRWLAEDAVGAAQVQRWLSVAAGQVAYGPAAARLITVFGAAFNADEVINRAHVLLTVMEGELGSTAFLTGTEPSIADVANYSYIAHAPEGNVSLEAYPNVRAWLARIEALPGFVPMQRTAAGLQAA from the coding sequence ATGTCCCGTCCCGCCATCAAGCTGTACCGCCACCCGCTGTCCGGCCACGCCCACCGTGTGGAGCTGATGCTCTCGCTGCTGCAGCTGCCCACCGAGCTGGTTTTCGTCGACCTGGCCAACGGCGCCCACAAGCAGGCCGACTTCCTGGCCATCAACCCCTTCGGCCAGGTGCCGGTGATCGATGACGCCGGCACCCTGGTCAACGACTCCAACGCCATCCTCGTCTACCTGGCCAAGCGCTACGGCGAAGGCCGCTGGCTGGCCGAAGACGCCGTCGGCGCCGCCCAGGTGCAGCGCTGGTTGTCGGTGGCCGCCGGCCAGGTGGCCTACGGCCCGGCCGCAGCGCGCCTGATCACCGTGTTCGGTGCGGCGTTCAACGCCGATGAAGTGATCAACCGTGCCCACGTGCTGCTCACGGTGATGGAAGGCGAGCTGGGCTCGACGGCGTTCCTGACCGGCACCGAGCCCTCCATCGCCGACGTGGCCAACTACAGTTACATCGCCCATGCGCCGGAGGGCAACGTGTCGCTGGAGGCCTACCCGAATGTGCGTGCCTGGTTGGCCCGCATCGAAGCGCTGCCGGGCTTCGTGCCCATGCAACGCACCGCCGCCGGCCTGCAGGCGGCCTGA
- a CDS encoding LysR family transcriptional regulator: MSKHREMQVFLAVAQAGSLAAAARALELSQATVMRTVVALEARIGSALLVRSPRGVSPSPAGERFAESCQRILEQLGEAERSVAGLHAQPVGQLTLAMPLLMAHQVFTPIALDYLNAFPELSLNIQACEALPRLLEEGVDVALVVGQLPDSSGFAVPVGRVRPVVCAAPAYLARRGRPQSPEALQEHRTIATSSTGHAGDWRFAGGAVKVVPRLICSTPQAAIRAAVAGFGLVHCLSHEVHQELQDGQLQRLLEPFAAEPVPVQLFYREGRRAAARVRSFLDFAVPRLRAHPAFEG; the protein is encoded by the coding sequence ATGAGCAAACACCGCGAGATGCAGGTGTTCCTGGCCGTGGCCCAGGCGGGCAGCCTGGCGGCGGCGGCGCGGGCGCTGGAACTGTCCCAGGCCACGGTGATGCGCACCGTCGTCGCGCTGGAGGCGCGCATCGGCTCGGCCCTGCTGGTACGCAGCCCCCGTGGCGTGAGCCCGAGCCCGGCCGGCGAGCGCTTCGCCGAAAGCTGCCAGCGCATCCTCGAACAGCTCGGCGAGGCGGAGCGTTCCGTGGCCGGGTTGCACGCGCAACCCGTGGGGCAACTGACCCTGGCCATGCCGCTGCTCATGGCGCACCAGGTGTTCACCCCCATCGCGCTCGATTACCTCAATGCCTTCCCCGAGCTCTCGCTGAACATCCAGGCGTGCGAGGCCCTGCCCAGGTTGCTGGAGGAGGGCGTGGACGTGGCCCTGGTGGTCGGCCAGTTGCCGGATTCCTCCGGCTTCGCGGTGCCGGTGGGGCGGGTGCGCCCGGTGGTGTGCGCGGCCCCGGCCTACCTGGCGCGCCGGGGGCGCCCGCAAAGCCCCGAGGCGTTGCAGGAGCACCGCACCATCGCGACCTCATCCACCGGCCATGCAGGGGATTGGCGCTTCGCCGGCGGCGCGGTGAAGGTCGTGCCCCGCTTGATCTGCAGCACCCCCCAGGCGGCCATCCGCGCCGCCGTCGCCGGCTTCGGCCTGGTCCACTGCCTGAGCCACGAGGTGCACCAGGAGCTGCAGGACGGCCAGTTGCAACGGCTGCTGGAACCCTTCGCCGCCGAGCCCGTACCGGTGCAACTCTTCTACCGCGAAGGACGCCGCGCCGCCGCCCGGGTGCGCAGCTTCCTCGACTTCGCCGTGCCACGGCTGCGCGCGCACCCTGCGTTCGAGGGCTGA
- a CDS encoding LysR family transcriptional regulator produces the protein MDRFQEMKVLLAVTEAESFAGGAKLMGMSPPGVTRAIAALEARLGTLLLARSTRSLRLTEAGRRYVEDCRRILLELEEAEELAAGSHVRPRGRLTVTAPVMFGELYLIPLIAEYLDAYPEVEINALLVDRVVNMVEEGVDVAVRIGHLREGEQGALQVGQIRPVVCAAPGYLDKVGRPRRPEELQDAPIVMSSASGLLRHWQFEGPDGPFGFTPTPRLLVSSNQAAINAARLGWGYTRVLSYQVAGAVARGELETVLDAFETAALPVHIIQQGGRRESAKVRTFIDHCVTRLRADSALRAAGR, from the coding sequence GTGGACAGGTTCCAGGAAATGAAGGTGCTGCTGGCGGTGACCGAGGCGGAGAGCTTCGCCGGCGGCGCCAAGCTGATGGGCATGTCGCCACCCGGCGTGACCCGCGCCATCGCGGCGCTGGAGGCGCGGCTGGGCACCTTGCTGCTGGCCCGCAGCACACGCAGCCTGCGCCTGACCGAGGCCGGGCGGCGCTACGTGGAGGACTGCCGACGCATCCTGCTGGAACTGGAAGAGGCCGAGGAGCTGGCCGCCGGCAGCCATGTGCGCCCGCGCGGGCGGCTGACGGTGACGGCGCCGGTGATGTTCGGCGAGCTGTACCTCATCCCGCTGATCGCCGAGTACCTCGACGCCTACCCGGAAGTGGAGATCAACGCGCTGCTGGTGGACCGCGTGGTGAACATGGTGGAGGAGGGCGTGGATGTGGCGGTGCGCATCGGCCACCTGCGCGAGGGCGAGCAGGGGGCGCTGCAGGTGGGGCAGATACGCCCGGTGGTGTGCGCGGCACCCGGCTACCTCGACAAGGTGGGGCGGCCGCGCCGGCCGGAAGAGCTGCAGGACGCGCCCATCGTCATGTCGTCCGCCAGCGGGCTGTTGCGCCACTGGCAGTTCGAGGGGCCCGATGGCCCCTTCGGCTTCACGCCCACGCCGCGCCTGCTGGTCAGCTCCAACCAGGCGGCGATCAACGCCGCGCGCCTGGGCTGGGGCTATACCCGGGTGCTGTCCTACCAGGTGGCGGGCGCCGTGGCCCGGGGTGAGCTGGAAACCGTGCTGGATGCCTTCGAGACCGCGGCGTTGCCGGTGCACATCATCCAGCAGGGCGGGCGCCGGGAGTCGGCCAAGGTACGCACCTTCATCGACCATTGCGTGACGCGCCTGCGGGCCGACAGCGCCCTGCGCGCGGCCGGGCGATGA
- a CDS encoding GNAT family N-acetyltransferase, with product MSTPSFRNATLSDTDRCYQIEISAYEGDEAATREKIETRIAQYPEGFLILEQDGEVVGFINSGCAQEVVMSDDAFKELVGHDAAAPNVVIMSVVVDPSHQGKGFSTLLMRTFVQRMREMGKATIHLMCKERHIELYRRMGYAYVRPSPSDHGGMAWHEMVMTL from the coding sequence ATGAGCACGCCCAGTTTCCGCAACGCCACCCTGTCCGATACCGACCGCTGCTACCAGATCGAGATTTCCGCCTATGAAGGCGACGAGGCTGCGACCCGCGAGAAGATCGAGACGCGCATCGCCCAGTACCCGGAAGGCTTCCTGATCCTGGAGCAGGACGGCGAGGTGGTGGGCTTCATCAACAGCGGTTGCGCCCAGGAGGTGGTGATGTCCGACGATGCCTTCAAGGAGCTGGTGGGCCATGACGCCGCCGCGCCGAACGTGGTGATCATGTCGGTGGTGGTCGACCCGTCGCACCAGGGCAAGGGCTTCTCCACGCTGCTGATGCGCACCTTCGTGCAGCGCATGCGCGAGATGGGCAAGGCGACCATCCACCTGATGTGCAAGGAGCGCCACATCGAGCTGTACCGGCGCATGGGCTACGCCTATGTGCGGCCCTCCCCGTCCGACCACGGCGGCATGGCCTGGCACGAGATGGTCATGACCCTGTGA
- a CDS encoding NUDIX hydrolase — protein MAVDKACPVVLRQRDRLEVLAFLHPLAGRQLVKGSVEPGESSAAAAVRELAEEAGIQGEAILDLGTWQATPTGHTWAFHLCRAAADLADAWSHHTADDGGHVFRFFWHPLDVEPTEEWHPIFRDALAVIRQRLAETAANRPLSRSGL, from the coding sequence ATCGCAGTCGACAAGGCCTGCCCCGTGGTGCTGCGCCAGCGCGACAGGCTGGAGGTACTGGCCTTCCTCCACCCCCTGGCGGGCCGGCAGCTGGTCAAGGGCAGCGTCGAGCCCGGGGAAAGCAGCGCGGCGGCGGCCGTTCGCGAGCTGGCCGAAGAGGCCGGCATCCAGGGCGAGGCGATCCTCGACCTGGGCACCTGGCAAGCCACCCCCACCGGGCACACCTGGGCCTTCCACCTCTGCCGGGCGGCCGCAGACCTGGCGGATGCCTGGAGCCACCACACGGCCGACGATGGCGGCCATGTGTTCCGCTTCTTCTGGCACCCGCTGGACGTCGAGCCCACCGAGGAATGGCACCCGATCTTCCGCGACGCCCTGGCCGTCATCCGACAGCGGCTGGCGGAGACGGCCGCAAACCGCCCCCTGAGCCGCTCGGGCCTGTAG
- the yddG gene encoding aromatic amino acid DMT transporter YddG: MRISSGRSATACGLAAILLWSTASGLIRSVSGFFGPIGGAALIYSLGAILLITLLGRPRLRSSSRFYLVTGTALFVTYEICLSLALGYALDSNQAIQLGVVNYLWPSLTVLLAIVMNRQPARWLILPGTAIALFGILWVVSTDGLSLPSLIANVQSNPLSYSLATACAITFALYCNVTRRYARGENHVAFFFILTAAVLWLKFAFAGQALPEFTLRGGAELFAAGIAMAGGYALWNIGILRGNLTLLATASYFAPVLSSAFAAAWLGASLTLQFWQGAVLVTAGSLICWHATRERKDQR, from the coding sequence ATGCGGATCAGCAGTGGGCGAAGCGCGACGGCGTGTGGACTGGCGGCCATCCTCCTGTGGAGCACCGCCTCCGGGCTGATCCGCAGCGTGAGCGGCTTCTTCGGTCCCATCGGCGGCGCGGCGCTGATCTACAGCCTCGGCGCCATCCTGCTCATCACCCTGCTGGGCCGGCCGCGCCTGCGGTCCAGCTCGCGCTTCTACCTGGTGACCGGCACGGCGCTGTTCGTCACCTACGAGATCTGCCTGTCCCTGGCCCTGGGCTACGCCCTCGACAGCAACCAGGCCATCCAGCTCGGCGTGGTCAACTACCTGTGGCCGAGCCTCACGGTGCTGCTGGCCATCGTCATGAACCGTCAGCCGGCGCGCTGGCTGATCCTGCCCGGCACCGCCATCGCGCTGTTCGGCATCCTCTGGGTGGTGAGCACCGATGGGCTGTCGCTACCGAGCCTTATCGCCAACGTGCAATCCAACCCGCTGAGCTACAGCCTGGCGACGGCCTGCGCCATCACCTTCGCGCTCTACTGCAACGTCACCCGGCGCTATGCCCGGGGCGAGAACCACGTGGCGTTCTTCTTCATCCTCACGGCGGCCGTGCTCTGGCTGAAGTTCGCCTTCGCCGGCCAGGCACTGCCTGAGTTCACCCTGCGTGGCGGCGCCGAACTATTCGCCGCCGGCATCGCCATGGCCGGCGGCTACGCGTTGTGGAACATCGGCATCCTGCGCGGCAACCTCACCCTGCTGGCCACCGCCTCCTACTTCGCCCCGGTGCTCTCCTCGGCCTTCGCCGCGGCCTGGCTCGGCGCCAGCCTGACGCTGCAGTTCTGGCAGGGTGCGGTGCTGGTTACCGCCGGCTCACTGATCTGCTGGCACGCCACTCGGGAACGCAAAGACCAACGCTGA
- a CDS encoding VOC family protein, with protein MSTRGNDRQIDNIEFNVTDIARSKAFYGAAFGWTFTDYGPTYSEFTDGRLTGGFTTGEPVRPGGPLVILYADDLAQTQSRLQAAGATISREAFAFPGGRRFHFIDPDGYELAVWTAE; from the coding sequence ATGAGCACCCGAGGGAACGACCGCCAGATCGACAACATCGAGTTCAACGTCACCGACATCGCCCGCAGCAAGGCCTTCTATGGCGCGGCCTTCGGCTGGACCTTCACCGACTACGGCCCCACCTACAGCGAGTTCACCGACGGCCGCCTCACTGGCGGCTTCACCACGGGTGAGCCGGTGCGCCCGGGTGGCCCGCTGGTGATCCTCTACGCCGACGACCTGGCACAGACCCAGAGCCGCCTGCAGGCCGCCGGTGCCACCATCAGCCGTGAAGCCTTCGCCTTCCCCGGCGGGCGTCGCTTCCACTTCATCGACCCGGACGGCTACGAGCTGGCGGTGTGGACCGCCGAATGA
- a CDS encoding GNAT family N-acetyltransferase has product MTALRIRPIEAGEWPAYRDLRLQALRDSPEAFGSTFAAEHTRPDDAWASRIANAIASSNDRVLFALDEGAACGLLWCRRSASEPAVADLYQMWVDPARRGLGAGRALLADALAWAQGLGVRRVRLGVTLAESPAMGLYRAQGFRPIGEPEPLREGSALLAQAMELELPARAG; this is encoded by the coding sequence ATGACGGCGCTGCGCATACGCCCGATAGAGGCCGGCGAATGGCCGGCCTACCGCGACCTGCGCCTGCAGGCCCTGCGCGACTCGCCGGAGGCCTTCGGCAGCACCTTCGCAGCGGAGCACACGCGGCCGGACGACGCCTGGGCGAGCCGGATCGCCAACGCGATTGCTTCCAGCAATGACCGGGTGCTGTTCGCGCTCGATGAGGGTGCCGCCTGCGGGCTGCTCTGGTGTCGCCGTTCGGCCAGCGAGCCCGCCGTGGCCGACCTCTACCAGATGTGGGTCGACCCGGCGCGCCGTGGCCTCGGTGCCGGCCGCGCACTGCTGGCCGATGCCCTGGCCTGGGCGCAAGGCCTGGGCGTGCGCCGCGTGCGTCTCGGCGTCACCCTGGCCGAGAGCCCGGCCATGGGCCTGTACCGCGCCCAGGGCTTCCGCCCCATCGGCGAGCCGGAGCCGCTGCGCGAAGGCTCCGCGCTGCTGGCCCAGGCCATGGAGCTGGAGCTGCCCGCCAGGGCGGGCTGA
- a CDS encoding DUF3313 domain-containing protein, which yields MKHALALGVALALSTALVGCSSTVTQPDEYSGFLSSYGSLQEATTPSGAQVMRWIDPKVDIGRYTAVYVEPTQFYPRPQATEKIPQSTLDGITRYYDTALKREISNSLSLASKPGPGVIVVRAAITGVSSKTEGLKPYEVIPVALVAAAVSTASGIRDQETELATEAQFLDGGSNKVIAQVVRKGTGTPLENSAQVMQPADVTGVIDGWAKDMNQSYQKLKAK from the coding sequence ATGAAACATGCATTGGCGTTGGGCGTGGCGCTGGCGCTTTCCACCGCGCTGGTCGGCTGCTCGAGTACGGTTACCCAGCCGGATGAGTATTCCGGGTTCCTCTCCAGTTACGGCAGCCTGCAGGAGGCGACCACTCCCTCCGGCGCGCAAGTGATGCGCTGGATCGACCCCAAGGTGGACATCGGCCGCTACACCGCCGTCTACGTCGAGCCCACCCAGTTCTACCCACGCCCCCAGGCCACCGAGAAAATCCCCCAGAGCACCCTGGACGGCATCACCCGCTACTACGACACGGCGCTCAAGCGCGAAATCAGCAACAGCCTGTCGCTGGCCAGCAAGCCGGGGCCGGGCGTCATCGTCGTGCGCGCGGCCATCACCGGTGTCAGCAGCAAGACCGAAGGGCTCAAACCCTATGAGGTCATTCCGGTGGCCCTGGTGGCAGCGGCGGTGAGTACCGCCAGTGGCATCCGCGACCAGGAGACCGAACTGGCCACCGAGGCGCAGTTCCTCGATGGCGGCAGCAACAAGGTGATCGCCCAGGTGGTGCGCAAAGGGACCGGTACGCCGCTGGAGAACAGCGCCCAGGTGATGCAGCCGGCGGATGTCACGGGCGTTATCGACGGCTGGGCCAAGGACATGAACCAGAGCTACCAGAAGCTCAAGGCGAAGTAG
- a CDS encoding tyrosine-protein phosphatase, which produces MTRICLVFSFALFCGLAQATTLPLARDLPAAEREAQRLFALPSVPNLRDLGGYRTADGRTVKWGLLYRAGTLDALEEADQRELQRLQLRRLVDLRSRQEIDDAPDRLPPELAALRVEMPVRAGTIDVRELSRRINGGDIGDLRLDDLLVDANRSFVREHRQVFSDWLHGLLDEQGTPVLYHCTAGKDRTGFASAILLLALGVPEGTVMQDYLASNPYLEDRNRRIGERVRQASGGRTDPAILQPLLEVRPRYLQAALQAMREDYGTVEGFLRDGLGIDDDLRARLRERFLEPLASR; this is translated from the coding sequence ATGACCCGGATCTGCCTGGTTTTCAGCTTCGCGCTGTTCTGTGGCCTGGCCCAGGCCACCACCCTGCCGCTGGCCCGTGACCTGCCCGCCGCCGAGCGGGAGGCGCAGCGGCTCTTCGCCTTGCCCAGCGTCCCGAACCTGCGGGACCTGGGCGGCTATCGCACCGCCGATGGGCGCACGGTGAAGTGGGGCCTGCTCTACCGCGCCGGCACCCTCGATGCGCTCGAGGAGGCCGACCAGCGGGAACTGCAGCGCCTGCAACTGCGTCGCCTGGTCGACCTGCGCAGCCGCCAGGAGATCGACGACGCCCCCGATCGCCTGCCGCCGGAGCTGGCTGCCCTGCGGGTGGAGATGCCGGTGCGCGCGGGCACCATCGACGTGCGTGAGCTGAGCCGGCGCATCAACGGCGGGGACATCGGCGACCTTCGGCTGGATGACCTGCTGGTGGATGCCAACAGGAGCTTCGTCCGCGAGCACCGGCAGGTCTTCAGCGACTGGCTGCATGGCCTGCTCGACGAACAGGGCACGCCCGTCCTCTATCACTGCACGGCCGGCAAGGACCGCACGGGCTTCGCCTCCGCCATCCTGCTGCTGGCGCTCGGCGTGCCGGAAGGCACTGTGATGCAGGACTACCTGGCCTCCAACCCGTACCTGGAGGACAGGAACCGGCGCATCGGCGAGCGGGTCCGGCAGGCCTCCGGCGGGCGTACCGATCCCGCCATCCTGCAGCCTCTGCTGGAGGTGCGGCCCCGGTACCTACAGGCGGCACTGCAGGCGATGCGCGAGGACTACGGGACGGTTGAGGGGTTCCTCAGGGACGGGCTCGGTATCGACGACGACCTGCGCGCGCGGTTGCGCGAGCGCTTCCTCGAGCCGCTGGCCTCGCGTTAG